A single window of Ammospiza caudacuta isolate bAmmCau1 chromosome Z, bAmmCau1.pri, whole genome shotgun sequence DNA harbors:
- the LOC131571600 gene encoding tetraspanin-3-like: MRRVRAVMGLPSLWCYEDAYRRSFARSVLRFLGFIFWGTAVAHMYGGVSAILMFKNYRYLFQEAYLSLPGWLALVTALTLLPIGVLALSISVKSSRNQQGTFMYLLLLLLCLEMSSVALACSYCVRTASQLESAISYLVHQHNWTCSQDPGSSAVDVIQRKLHCCGVHNYTDWLKASSLHDPTCVPESCCKEKHSLCRGDLGHVEQLSEEGCLKKLEDQLCFSMLYIFWSCIVLSILELLAAVSNCILMRRQPFCELSILDSYVFSQDYRY, from the coding sequence ATGAGGAGAGTTAGGGCTGTGATGGGTCTGCCTTCCTTGTGGTGCTATGAGGATGCTTACCGTAGGTCCTTTGCTCGATCTGTGCTGAGGTTCTTAGGCTTCATCTTCTGGGGTACTGCTGTGGCTCACATGTATGGTGGAGTTTCAGCAATCCTGATGTTCAAGAACTACAGATATTTATTTCAGGAGGCTTACTTGTCTCTCCCTGGTTGGTTGGCTCTTGTAACTGCACTTACATTGCTACCTATTGGAGTTTTGGCTCTCTCTATTTCTGTGAAGAGTTCCCGCAATCAGCAAGGGACTTTCATGtacttgctgctgctccttctttgCTTAGAAATGTCTTCAGTAGCTCTGGCATGTTCCTACTGTGTTAGGACAGCTTCTCAGCTGGAAAGTGCTATCAGTTACCTTGTTCACCAGCACAACTGGACATGCTCTCAGGATCCTGGAAGCAGTGCTGTGGATGTGATACAGAGGAAGCTGCACTGTTGTGGGGTCCACAACTACACAGACTGGCTAAAGGCATCATCTTTGCATGATCCAACTTGTGTCCCTGAAAGCTGCTGTAAGGAGAAGCATTCCCTCTGCAGGGGAGACTTAGGCCATGTGGAGCAGCTTTCTGAGGAAGGCTGTCTAAAGAAGCTGGAAGACCAGTTGTGTTTCTCCATGCTGTACATTTTTTGGTCTTGTATTGTGCTAAGCATCCTGGAGCTCTTGGCTGCTGTCAGCAATTGCATCCTCATGAGACGTCAGCCATTCTGTGAACTTTCTATTCTGGACTCATATGTCTTCTCACAGGACTATAGGTACTAG